The Sulfurospirillum halorespirans DSM 13726 genome has a window encoding:
- a CDS encoding NifB/NifX family molybdenum-iron cluster-binding protein yields the protein MIALPIKTEKKESALAPLFGKAKWFAFVAEDGAISVSQNQAEGGIKTARWFESLGVKTLITNHLGEKPFQALQKSGINIYFAGKERIEVAEALQKFKEGTLLEVNVTNYAELLGEEQDEKKGHGCGDELKAGEFRAKVKCCEKPKNNPLSGHQGGHEHDHKHGNCHHDHS from the coding sequence ATGATCGCATTACCCATTAAAACCGAAAAAAAAGAGAGTGCGCTTGCACCCCTGTTTGGCAAAGCCAAATGGTTTGCTTTTGTAGCAGAAGACGGCGCTATTAGTGTATCGCAAAACCAAGCCGAAGGTGGCATCAAAACAGCGCGATGGTTTGAGAGTTTAGGGGTTAAAACATTGATTACCAACCATTTGGGCGAAAAGCCGTTTCAAGCACTTCAAAAATCAGGGATTAACATCTATTTTGCAGGTAAAGAGCGCATCGAAGTTGCTGAGGCATTGCAAAAATTTAAAGAAGGCACTTTGCTCGAAGTCAACGTGACAAACTACGCCGAACTTCTAGGTGAGGAGCAGGACGAAAAAAAAGGACATGGCTGTGGCGACGAGCTCAAAGCAGGTGAATTTCGTGCCAAAGTGAAATGCTGTGAAAAACCGAAAAACAATCCTCTAAGCGGTCATCAAGGTGGGCATGAACACGACCATAAGCATGGCAATTGCCATCATGATCACTCCTAA
- a CDS encoding CZB domain-containing protein has product MFEVSHLSDKIFASLAKIDHVIYKNNLYALLFGEHTDFKATTHHDCRLGNWYERGIGKEEFSKTASFGKLENPHAKVHELANRLAKECGGEKAVCSKAEIETMVKEIESASGDVFTTLDSMVDEKAKTLMLEAKEHLFDKQVRG; this is encoded by the coding sequence ATGTTTGAAGTGAGTCATCTGAGTGATAAAATCTTCGCATCGCTCGCTAAAATCGACCATGTCATCTATAAAAATAATCTCTACGCGCTTCTGTTTGGCGAACACACCGACTTTAAAGCCACTACGCACCATGACTGCCGATTGGGCAATTGGTATGAGCGAGGCATCGGCAAAGAGGAGTTTAGCAAAACGGCTTCGTTTGGAAAACTGGAAAACCCGCATGCCAAAGTGCATGAATTGGCAAATCGTTTAGCCAAAGAGTGTGGCGGCGAAAAAGCGGTCTGTTCAAAAGCCGAAATTGAAACGATGGTCAAAGAGATTGAAAGTGCTAGCGGCGATGTTTTTACAACACTGGACTCGATGGTCGATGAAAAAGCAAAAACGTTGATGCTCGAAGCCAAAGAGCATCTTTTTGACAAACAGGTGAGGGGATAA
- a CDS encoding PAS domain-containing sensor histidine kinase, producing MKDLLSKILDLEQEITVLKSQNRRILECAIAEKKELERLASKAKLFFDNSDLAYMVLDEHQCIIEVNETFSKLLGYGRGEILGVYVKKLFTTPKRYEKWWREYLHEGNFESISSLEYRLRTKNRQSFWAELYGRRFVDTEGSYSIWSIRDINLRVKSRNTIAKLNLKYQKQLRDIETILDIIPVPVFIKDRHFRYIGCSRAYCAYFGLKKEDVLGKTVFDLYPVEIAKRLSKKDQEMLTCNLQVYKTTTIAPLTNKEITLEIQKKRMMRNGVFDGFVGVFIDMTEAEKQEIYLQNRIREELDKNLKIQAIYQEEMVRNAKFSAIGQMAAGITHEINTPLTYVKGNFEMLVEDIMAALPDSSRKNLMLKDSKSIQEGIERIESIIETMREASQKSREQKEKVNLFELLCASLALSYNRSKQIVAISMNDKIFDLSLSKSEYHFTCNVQKQRIEQVFVIILNNALDELVKIESFEKRTLHVKIFKEDQTVVVRFCDNAGGIDAAILPRIFEPFESTKESSGIGIGLNIAQQIITQHEGEIIAYNEKEGAVFEVRLPLAKESIHAL from the coding sequence ATGAAAGATTTACTCTCTAAGATCCTCGATCTTGAGCAAGAAATTACCGTTCTTAAAAGCCAAAACAGGCGCATCTTAGAGTGCGCCATTGCTGAAAAAAAAGAGCTAGAGCGCTTAGCGAGTAAAGCCAAACTCTTCTTTGACAATTCCGATCTTGCCTATATGGTTTTAGACGAGCACCAATGTATTATTGAAGTGAATGAGACCTTTAGCAAGCTTTTGGGCTATGGTCGAGGCGAGATACTGGGCGTATACGTTAAAAAACTCTTTACAACGCCTAAGCGTTATGAAAAATGGTGGAGAGAGTACCTGCATGAGGGAAATTTTGAAAGCATTTCAAGCCTTGAGTATCGTTTGCGCACCAAAAACCGTCAAAGTTTCTGGGCGGAGCTTTATGGTAGGCGCTTTGTCGATACGGAGGGAAGCTACAGTATTTGGAGTATTCGAGATATTAATTTACGCGTTAAATCACGCAATACCATTGCAAAACTCAACCTCAAATACCAAAAGCAATTACGCGACATCGAAACGATTTTGGACATTATTCCTGTACCTGTTTTTATTAAAGATCGCCACTTTCGCTACATCGGATGCAGTCGTGCGTATTGTGCCTATTTTGGTTTGAAAAAAGAGGATGTTCTGGGCAAAACGGTGTTTGATCTCTACCCTGTCGAAATCGCTAAGAGGCTCTCTAAAAAAGACCAAGAGATGCTTACATGTAACCTTCAAGTCTATAAAACCACGACCATCGCACCCCTTACCAACAAGGAAATAACGTTGGAAATCCAAAAAAAACGGATGATGCGCAATGGTGTTTTTGACGGGTTTGTGGGCGTTTTCATCGATATGACCGAAGCGGAAAAACAAGAAATCTACCTGCAAAATCGTATTCGCGAAGAGCTGGATAAAAACCTCAAAATCCAAGCAATCTACCAAGAAGAGATGGTACGCAATGCCAAATTTAGCGCCATCGGTCAAATGGCAGCGGGCATTACGCATGAGATCAACACGCCTTTGACTTATGTCAAAGGTAATTTTGAGATGCTGGTAGAAGACATTATGGCAGCACTGCCGGATTCTTCTCGTAAAAACCTGATGCTCAAAGATAGCAAATCCATTCAAGAGGGCATTGAGCGAATTGAGAGCATTATCGAGACGATGCGTGAGGCGTCTCAAAAGAGTCGCGAACAAAAAGAGAAGGTCAATCTGTTTGAACTTTTGTGCGCTTCTTTAGCCCTTTCATACAACCGTTCAAAGCAGATTGTTGCTATTTCTATGAATGATAAAATCTTTGATCTAAGCCTTTCTAAAAGTGAATACCACTTTACATGTAACGTTCAAAAACAGCGCATCGAGCAGGTGTTTGTGATCATTTTGAACAACGCTTTAGATGAGCTTGTCAAGATCGAGTCGTTTGAAAAACGCACTTTACATGTAAAGATTTTTAAAGAAGATCAAACGGTTGTGGTGCGTTTTTGTGATAACGCTGGAGGCATTGATGCTGCGATTTTACCGCGTATTTTTGAGCCATTTGAGAGTACGAAAGAGAGCTCTGGCATTGGCATTGGGCTCAATATCGCTCAGCAAATCATTACACAACACGAGGGTGAAATCATCGCGTACAATGAAAAAGAGGGTGCCGTTTTTGAGGTACGCCTTCCTTTAGCAAAGGAGTCTATCCATGCCCTCTAA
- a CDS encoding DUF134 domain-containing protein produces MPRHKCRRATSYQPLITRFMPKGGVHEESITLIPEEIEALYLMDLLGLYQEEAAVKMEVSRPTFARIIKTARQKVALALLCGQELHLETKRDRYVIAFCCDEKERYENLHPKGKYLFIFTVQDQKIEHFLCLENPAHGKDMKPPLLLTPLFQEHGVNFFLTATLGQGLKKTLASGGIQVISKESISEEEIPKLF; encoded by the coding sequence ATGCCTCGCCACAAATGTCGCCGTGCAACTTCGTATCAGCCGCTGATTACCCGTTTTATGCCCAAAGGTGGCGTGCATGAGGAGTCTATTACGCTCATTCCAGAAGAGATAGAAGCACTCTATTTGATGGATTTGTTGGGGCTGTATCAAGAAGAAGCAGCGGTGAAAATGGAAGTCTCACGCCCCACGTTTGCGCGCATCATTAAAACCGCACGTCAAAAAGTGGCATTAGCGCTTCTTTGCGGACAAGAGCTACACTTAGAAACCAAGCGCGATCGCTATGTGATCGCCTTTTGTTGTGATGAGAAAGAGCGCTATGAGAACCTTCATCCAAAAGGAAAATACCTCTTTATTTTTACGGTGCAAGACCAAAAAATTGAGCACTTTCTCTGCTTAGAAAATCCTGCCCATGGCAAAGACATGAAGCCACCCCTTCTTTTAACCCCTCTTTTTCAAGAACATGGCGTGAACTTTTTTCTCACCGCAACCTTAGGGCAAGGGCTCAAAAAAACCCTCGCCAGCGGAGGAATTCAGGTCATCTCCAAAGAGAGCATTTCAGAAGAGGAGATACCTAAACTTTTTTGA
- a CDS encoding mandelate racemase/muconate lactonizing enzyme family protein has translation MKITKIDVIAVDVEDNPKGWHPIVCRVYTDESIYGDGESAMAYGIGAKAAHGMLLDVAPLIIGMNPFDTEVIWEKLYKSTFWAQNGGSVIFSAISALDIALWDIKGKALQMPIYALLGGKMRDKLRTYASQLQFGWGERREIAASIADYVKYAKIAVAQGYDAIKIDFFTFDETGRRLTSEDTTRLLAPKYKNMVVNRVAAVRDAIGADVDIIMENHSYIDAQVAVQLGRLVEKYDIFLFEEPCTPTPKTNKFIHDHINIPIAQGERIYSRWGFAPYFENGSIQMIQPDIGNCGGITEAKKICDMAHLYDVGVQAHVCASPLSTAVALQLEAAIPNFTIHEHHVYNLHDYNKRLCIHDYQPEKGMYTVPDLPGIGNEFSEFVFKKGVITTIQ, from the coding sequence GTGAAAATAACGAAGATTGACGTCATCGCGGTGGATGTAGAAGACAATCCTAAAGGGTGGCATCCTATTGTGTGTAGGGTTTATACCGATGAGAGTATTTATGGCGATGGCGAATCGGCGATGGCGTATGGCATTGGTGCCAAAGCGGCACATGGAATGCTGTTAGATGTGGCCCCTTTAATCATTGGAATGAATCCGTTTGACACGGAAGTGATCTGGGAAAAACTCTACAAGTCAACCTTTTGGGCACAAAATGGCGGTTCAGTCATCTTTTCGGCAATTTCTGCTTTAGACATTGCGCTCTGGGACATTAAAGGCAAAGCGCTTCAGATGCCAATTTATGCGCTTCTGGGTGGAAAAATGCGCGATAAGTTGCGCACATATGCGAGTCAATTGCAGTTTGGTTGGGGTGAGCGCAGGGAAATTGCGGCGAGCATTGCTGATTATGTGAAGTATGCAAAAATTGCGGTGGCACAAGGCTATGACGCGATTAAAATCGACTTTTTCACTTTTGATGAAACGGGTCGTCGTCTTACAAGTGAAGATACAACCAGACTGTTGGCTCCCAAATATAAAAATATGGTCGTCAACAGAGTCGCGGCGGTGAGAGATGCTATTGGTGCGGATGTGGATATTATTATGGAAAACCATTCATACATTGATGCGCAAGTGGCAGTTCAATTGGGTCGTTTGGTTGAAAAATATGACATTTTTCTTTTTGAAGAGCCCTGCACCCCAACGCCAAAAACCAATAAATTTATCCACGATCATATTAATATCCCCATCGCTCAAGGCGAGCGCATCTACTCTAGGTGGGGTTTCGCGCCTTATTTTGAAAATGGCTCTATTCAGATGATTCAGCCTGATATTGGTAATTGCGGTGGCATCACCGAAGCGAAAAAGATTTGCGATATGGCACATCTGTATGACGTTGGGGTTCAAGCGCATGTCTGCGCCAGTCCGCTTTCAACCGCTGTTGCGCTTCAACTCGAAGCGGCCATTCCAAACTTTACGATTCATGAGCATCATGTCTATAATTTGCATGACTACAATAAACGACTCTGTATTCATGATTATCAGCCTGAAAAAGGGATGTATACTGTGCCAGATTTACCAGGAATTGGTAATGAGTTTTCAGAGTTTGTTTTCAAAAAAGGTGTTATTACTACCATTCAGTAA
- the relB gene encoding hypothetical protein codes for MATSIRLDDSFEARLSRLASLTDRPKSFYIRKLFEDYFENLEDYYLAEKADQTPEPIYTLDEVVQELGLDR; via the coding sequence ATGGCGACTTCCATTCGACTTGATGATAGTTTTGAAGCACGCTTAAGCCGTTTAGCCTCATTAACCGATCGTCCAAAATCTTTTTATATCCGCAAATTATTTGAGGATTATTTTGAAAATTTGGAAGATTATTATTTGGCAGAAAAAGCAGATCAAACGCCTGAGCCAATTTATACCTTAGATGAAGTGGTACAAGAACTTGGCTTGGATCGTTAA
- a CDS encoding MetQ/NlpA family ABC transporter substrate-binding protein, with amino-acid sequence MKKIVMLFVGVVCSMLLFSGCSDNKGKTSGATVEKKTITIATTALAMPEVELGIEDLKKRGYEVTVKVLQDATTMCKAIENGEIDVALHPHKPWMDSYNAGNKTDIAMLTPYIHKNTFGMFSKKYATPEEIPNGAKIIIPQDESNLARSLFMMEQLNFIKLKAGVTSPTDLDIESNDKNVKIFKIHVHQVIASLDDADAAFSATLFAVSNKLDPKYQIATSKDADKFGVGFIIANKNKDTKWAKDILASYTTEKVREGINGIYKGSSIPGF; translated from the coding sequence ATGAAAAAAATAGTGATGTTATTTGTTGGTGTTGTATGCAGTATGCTTCTGTTCTCTGGATGTTCAGATAACAAAGGTAAAACTAGTGGTGCAACCGTTGAGAAAAAAACCATTACCATCGCGACAACAGCGTTGGCAATGCCTGAGGTTGAATTGGGAATCGAAGATCTCAAAAAAAGAGGTTATGAGGTGACTGTAAAAGTTTTGCAAGATGCAACGACGATGTGTAAAGCCATTGAAAACGGCGAAATTGATGTGGCATTGCATCCTCACAAACCGTGGATGGACAGCTACAATGCAGGCAATAAAACCGATATCGCGATGCTAACACCGTATATTCATAAAAATACATTTGGGATGTTCTCTAAAAAATATGCTACCCCAGAAGAGATTCCTAATGGGGCTAAAATCATTATTCCCCAAGATGAGTCCAATTTGGCGCGTTCATTGTTTATGATGGAGCAATTAAACTTTATCAAGCTAAAGGCTGGCGTGACGAGTCCTACGGATTTGGACATTGAGAGCAATGACAAAAACGTTAAAATCTTTAAAATCCATGTCCATCAAGTGATCGCCTCATTAGACGATGCGGACGCAGCATTTTCGGCTACGTTATTTGCGGTGAGCAATAAGTTAGACCCAAAATACCAAATTGCGACATCGAAAGATGCCGATAAATTCGGTGTTGGTTTTATCATTGCGAACAAAAACAAAGATACGAAATGGGCGAAAGATATTCTGGCTTCTTATACCACTGAAAAAGTACGAGAAGGCATTAATGGTATTTACAAAGGAAGCAGTATCCCTGGTTTTTAG
- a CDS encoding type II toxin-antitoxin system RelE family toxin, which yields MAWIVKFKESAKKELSKLDKPIAKKLVIFLQQLSNCDDPRHKGKQLKGKLKDFWRYRVSDYRIITKITDQEITILVLKVAHRKDVYEDQ from the coding sequence TTGGCTTGGATCGTTAAATTTAAAGAGAGTGCCAAAAAAGAGCTTTCAAAACTAGACAAACCTATTGCAAAAAAGCTTGTTATCTTTTTACAACAACTAAGTAATTGTGATGATCCTAGGCATAAAGGTAAACAGCTCAAGGGTAAACTCAAAGATTTTTGGAGATATAGAGTGAGTGATTATCGCATCATTACCAAAATCACCGATCAAGAAATCACTATTTTAGTTTTAAAAGTGGCACATCGTAAAGATGTTTACGAGGATCAATAA
- a CDS encoding methionine ABC transporter permease translates to MTNYSWDVIIFQIIFPSMGVTLLMVLCATVLACLLGFCLAIALFWVGKHGLSPNEKCYSMLNIVVSFIRSFPFIILAISILPITRFITGSVIGWESALFPLTVAATPFMGRIFENCFKEVSLDLIDAARSFGATNLQIVFKILIPATLPSIVNGGVLSVIQILSLTTIAGTLGAGGIGASALIYGYQSFNDKIMYTLVIVLFILVLAIQLLGDYVYKRIK, encoded by the coding sequence ATGACGAATTATTCATGGGACGTTATTATCTTTCAAATTATATTTCCATCAATGGGTGTAACCCTTTTAATGGTGCTGTGCGCGACCGTGTTGGCGTGTCTTTTGGGGTTTTGCTTGGCGATTGCGCTGTTTTGGGTTGGCAAACATGGGCTCTCTCCCAATGAAAAATGCTACTCAATGCTCAATATCGTTGTGAGTTTTATACGCTCCTTTCCCTTTATCATTTTGGCTATTTCGATTCTTCCGATTACTCGGTTTATCACGGGTTCCGTTATCGGTTGGGAATCGGCACTCTTTCCTTTGACGGTTGCGGCAACGCCGTTTATGGGACGGATATTTGAGAACTGTTTTAAAGAGGTTTCGCTCGATCTCATCGATGCCGCACGTTCATTTGGCGCAACCAATCTTCAAATTGTCTTTAAAATTTTGATTCCAGCCACACTGCCTTCCATCGTCAATGGGGGCGTTTTATCGGTGATCCAAATTTTGAGTTTGACCACGATTGCAGGAACATTGGGAGCAGGAGGCATTGGTGCGTCTGCACTAATTTATGGCTATCAAAGTTTCAACGACAAAATCATGTACACGCTCGTCATTGTCCTGTTCATCTTGGTTTTGGCAATACAGTTATTGGGTGATTATGTCTATAAACGCATTAAATAA
- a CDS encoding undecaprenyl-diphosphate phosphatase yields the protein MDIFQSIIMGIVEGFTEFLPVSSTGHMIVMADFLGIKQDSVTKAYEIIIQFAAILAVVLAYKEKFTFQKIELWKKIIVAFLPIGMVAFLFSKQIKGLFSVEIVATMFIVGGVVFLIAEKYYKPKEHFIDDIEKVSYKQAFLIGLAQLAGLVPGTSRSGSSILGAMFVGLTRKASAEFSFLLAFPVMSAATGYSIVKNYQEFNADNLIVLGVGFVVAFMTAYFTIKLFLRFLRSFTFVSFGIYRIIFGVVLLALY from the coding sequence GTGGATATTTTTCAATCAATCATTATGGGAATCGTCGAGGGTTTCACCGAGTTTTTGCCTGTTTCTTCAACGGGGCACATGATCGTTATGGCAGATTTTTTAGGCATCAAACAAGACAGTGTCACCAAGGCGTATGAGATTATCATTCAGTTTGCGGCGATTTTGGCGGTTGTTTTGGCGTATAAAGAGAAATTTACATTCCAAAAAATAGAGCTTTGGAAGAAAATAATCGTGGCGTTTTTGCCCATTGGCATGGTTGCATTTTTGTTTTCCAAGCAGATCAAAGGGCTCTTTAGCGTCGAGATCGTCGCGACAATGTTTATCGTGGGTGGTGTGGTTTTCTTGATTGCGGAGAAGTACTACAAACCCAAAGAGCATTTTATTGATGATATTGAAAAAGTGAGTTACAAGCAAGCTTTTCTCATTGGACTCGCACAACTTGCAGGGCTGGTTCCAGGCACGTCTCGTTCAGGCTCATCCATTTTAGGCGCTATGTTTGTGGGACTCACGCGCAAAGCAAGTGCCGAATTTTCCTTCTTACTCGCCTTCCCTGTCATGAGTGCGGCAACAGGATACAGCATCGTGAAAAATTACCAAGAATTTAACGCCGACAATCTCATCGTTTTAGGTGTAGGTTTTGTGGTTGCATTTATGACCGCGTATTTTACGATTAAGCTCTTTTTACGCTTTTTACGCAGTTTTACTTTTGTCAGTTTTGGCATCTACCGCATCATTTTTGGTGTCGTACTCTTAGCACTTTACTAG
- a CDS encoding EAL domain-containing protein, with amino-acid sequence MVAQLIQDSAIYIYFQPIVSIRSAKVIGVEALMRAHDKHNEPLSPIFVFDQAKKEHLSFELDKYARTKALETFKPLLDANKELLLFLNFESHLLDSKISFDDFAFCSLANDFGIPPSHIVIEIKEYQIEDTERLKQFCDFYKDRGFLIALDDFGAGNANFDRISTVRPHIVKVDRSLVFNVHQNFIHKEILKSIANMCFNIGALVLAEGVEEEEEILRSLKLDIDLFQGFWFARPSATIFDKALLDEKITHIGARHTQNVKSSMQRKEILIESAKAYTHAIIETITQKHQPDLFAFLKEFEIIEAIYCIDAQTGIQEGNTIISADTNEFFQPARNGDNHALKEYFYITKESKRGNYLSQKYISRASGRMCRTFAQKFAHEGKESILCLDLKVQTL; translated from the coding sequence GTGGTTGCACAACTCATTCAAGACAGCGCTATTTACATCTATTTTCAACCGATCGTCTCCATTCGCAGTGCCAAGGTGATTGGTGTTGAAGCGCTGATGCGCGCGCACGATAAGCACAATGAACCGCTCTCGCCTATCTTTGTATTTGACCAAGCCAAAAAAGAGCATCTCTCGTTTGAGCTCGACAAATACGCGCGAACCAAAGCGCTTGAAACCTTTAAACCACTGCTAGACGCCAACAAAGAGCTGTTACTCTTTCTCAATTTTGAATCGCATCTGCTCGATAGCAAAATTAGCTTTGATGACTTTGCTTTCTGTTCACTCGCCAATGATTTTGGTATTCCGCCCTCACACATCGTCATTGAGATCAAAGAGTATCAGATCGAAGACACAGAGCGTCTCAAACAGTTCTGCGACTTCTACAAAGATCGAGGCTTTCTCATCGCTCTGGATGATTTTGGTGCGGGCAATGCCAATTTTGATCGCATCTCCACCGTACGCCCCCACATCGTCAAAGTTGATCGCTCGCTCGTGTTTAATGTGCATCAAAATTTCATCCATAAAGAGATTTTAAAATCCATCGCTAATATGTGCTTCAACATCGGCGCACTCGTGCTTGCCGAAGGGGTGGAAGAGGAAGAGGAAATTTTGCGCTCTTTAAAACTCGACATCGATCTTTTTCAAGGATTCTGGTTCGCAAGACCTAGTGCAACGATCTTTGATAAAGCGCTTTTGGATGAAAAAATTACCCACATTGGAGCAAGACATACTCAAAATGTCAAATCTTCCATGCAACGCAAAGAGATCTTAATCGAGAGTGCCAAAGCCTACACACACGCAATTATCGAAACAATTACACAAAAACATCAACCTGATCTGTTCGCGTTTCTGAAAGAGTTTGAGATCATCGAAGCGATCTACTGCATTGATGCTCAAACAGGCATTCAAGAGGGCAATACGATCATCAGCGCAGACACCAACGAGTTTTTCCAACCCGCACGAAACGGCGATAACCACGCGCTTAAAGAGTATTTTTACATCACCAAAGAGTCCAAACGGGGCAATTACCTGAGCCAAAAGTACATTTCAAGGGCTTCGGGTCGCATGTGCCGCACCTTCGCTCAAAAATTTGCGCATGAAGGCAAAGAGAGCATTTTGTGTCTCGATCTTAAAGTGCAAACGCTATAA
- a CDS encoding response regulator: MKKTIKVAVIDDEQEILDMIEKYLSRTQGFAVTTFSNPHNAISRIDKSYDVVLLDIMMPQMNGLDVLKSLHEKAPELKIIMMTAYSTLDKVLKSHREGATHYIMKPFSSMKALEEKIYELVQ; encoded by the coding sequence ATGAAAAAAACGATTAAAGTAGCGGTCATTGACGATGAGCAAGAGATCTTGGATATGATCGAAAAGTATTTGAGTCGAACGCAAGGTTTTGCGGTCACGACTTTTTCCAACCCGCATAATGCAATTTCTCGCATTGATAAAAGCTACGATGTGGTGCTTTTAGACATTATGATGCCACAGATGAATGGGTTGGATGTACTCAAAAGTTTGCATGAAAAAGCACCAGAGCTTAAAATCATTATGATGACAGCGTACTCCACGCTTGATAAAGTGCTCAAATCGCACCGCGAAGGGGCAACCCACTACATTATGAAACCATTTTCCTCAATGAAAGCCTTAGAAGAGAAGATTTACGAACTGGTTCAGTAG
- a CDS encoding PAS domain-containing sensor histidine kinase, with translation MPSKFLKQFYDSMSEGLYAFDSDGKITHFNPAAQTILGYSEEELLGKIGHFIFHAHHEKKGLLQCSIYKAFLQDKTYAGEEVFLTKDGRWIDVFVRANPLLEEGCKQGYIVFFWPIATPALGESDADLSCAHSLLFQEEGDQKESEAFYEQIFATANLGIALLDQEGRFVALNPAFAKLYGYSEAELIGRHFHLLVPEELRDESELHHNAFLSHRETAHDGEMELVRKGGKRIDVYATEGLLEHIVGGPYKIMTVFDVTEMVESRRLQKAQEAMLVQQHKLAAMGEIIGHIAHQWRQPLNVLNLTTFDLRCKHALGALSDEKFHSAFDTIESLTEQMSSTINDFMDFYKPNKEKKAFKLHEAVRYATNITAIQLRNEGIALSHNIDETVEVYGLANELQQVILNLLSNAKDAFSTKEIEPKQICLVAWRNEEGVHLCVEDNAGGIEESLLERIFEPYFSTKGKMQGSGIGLYICSMIMNESFGGSIRVENITHEERTIGARFIVAFPRP, from the coding sequence ATGCCCTCTAAGTTTTTAAAACAGTTTTATGACTCGATGAGTGAAGGGCTTTACGCCTTTGATAGCGATGGCAAAATCACCCATTTTAATCCCGCGGCTCAAACGATTTTAGGTTACAGTGAAGAGGAACTTTTAGGCAAAATTGGACATTTTATCTTTCACGCGCATCATGAAAAAAAAGGGCTTTTGCAATGCTCCATCTACAAAGCGTTTCTGCAAGATAAAACCTATGCGGGCGAAGAGGTCTTTTTAACCAAAGATGGCAGGTGGATCGATGTGTTTGTCAGAGCCAATCCCCTGCTTGAAGAGGGTTGTAAACAGGGCTATATCGTCTTCTTTTGGCCTATTGCTACGCCTGCTTTGGGGGAAAGTGATGCCGATCTTTCGTGTGCTCACAGCCTCCTTTTTCAAGAAGAGGGTGACCAGAAAGAGAGTGAGGCTTTTTACGAGCAGATCTTTGCAACCGCCAATCTTGGCATCGCTTTGTTAGATCAAGAAGGGCGTTTTGTGGCACTTAATCCCGCGTTTGCTAAACTTTACGGCTACAGCGAAGCAGAGTTGATTGGCAGACATTTTCATCTGCTTGTTCCTGAAGAGTTGCGCGATGAATCAGAGCTGCATCACAATGCTTTTCTCTCTCATCGTGAAACGGCGCACGATGGCGAAATGGAGTTAGTACGAAAAGGTGGCAAGCGCATCGACGTTTATGCGACCGAAGGGCTTTTGGAGCATATTGTTGGAGGGCCTTATAAAATTATGACGGTTTTTGATGTGACCGAAATGGTAGAATCAAGGCGCCTGCAAAAAGCGCAAGAGGCGATGCTGGTACAGCAACACAAGCTCGCCGCCATGGGCGAAATCATCGGACACATCGCCCACCAGTGGCGCCAACCGCTCAATGTGCTCAATCTCACAACGTTCGATCTTAGATGCAAACATGCCTTAGGCGCTTTAAGCGATGAAAAATTTCACAGCGCGTTTGATACGATTGAGTCACTGACTGAGCAGATGAGCAGTACCATCAACGATTTTATGGATTTTTACAAACCAAATAAAGAGAAAAAAGCATTTAAGCTGCACGAAGCGGTGCGCTATGCAACCAATATCACCGCCATACAACTGCGCAATGAAGGCATCGCACTCTCCCACAATATCGATGAAACGGTGGAGGTTTATGGCTTAGCCAATGAGTTACAGCAAGTCATCCTCAACCTTTTAAGCAATGCCAAAGATGCGTTTAGCACCAAGGAAATTGAGCCCAAACAGATCTGCCTTGTAGCATGGAGGAATGAAGAGGGGGTGCATTTGTGTGTGGAAGATAACGCAGGGGGCATTGAGGAGAGCTTATTGGAGCGCATTTTCGAGCCTTATTTTAGCACCAAAGGGAAGATGCAAGGCAGTGGCATCGGGCTTTACATCTGCTCGATGATCATGAACGAGAGCTTTGGAGGCAGCATCAGGGTGGAAAATATCACCCACGAAGAGCGCACGATCGGCGCTAGGTTTATTGTGGCATTTCCACGACCTTAA